From a region of the Fischerella sp. JS2 genome:
- a CDS encoding pentapeptide repeat-containing protein translates to MKTKILAALTLVAPLFFTGAVSANNPQQIQKLLSTGECQGCNLSGADLSGAHLIGADLRGANLQGANLEGANLEGADLTGANLAGANLESAFATNVNFKNANLNGVNFTSATILDSNVHGASMNNLNITNAEIYNTGIGIGGDSADIPDWD, encoded by the coding sequence ATGAAAACCAAAATTTTGGCTGCTCTAACTTTAGTAGCTCCCCTGTTTTTCACTGGCGCAGTTAGTGCCAATAATCCGCAGCAAATACAAAAGCTGTTATCAACTGGGGAATGTCAAGGGTGTAATCTATCAGGAGCAGACCTCAGTGGCGCTCACTTAATTGGTGCTGATCTCAGAGGCGCAAATCTCCAAGGCGCTAACCTAGAAGGAGCAAATCTTGAGGGTGCTGACCTTACGGGTGCAAACTTGGCAGGTGCTAACTTAGAGTCAGCTTTTGCCACCAATGTTAATTTCAAAAATGCCAATCTCAATGGTGTTAACTTTACCAGTGCCACAATTTTAGATTCCAATGTGCATGGCGCCTCAATGAATAACCTCAATATTACCAATGCTGAGATCTACAATACTGGGATAGGTATTGGTGGTGATAGTGCAGATATTCCAGATTGGGACTAA